Proteins encoded by one window of Lathyrus oleraceus cultivar Zhongwan6 chromosome 1, CAAS_Psat_ZW6_1.0, whole genome shotgun sequence:
- the LOC127138487 gene encoding uncharacterized protein LOC127138487 — protein sequence MMVTSSVNVLQSCFCMFLTHHKSLNSPILKTKTLNPIPNFNSSLSLKCYSSTTSQQNEFTVSYLVTNFGFSLETATKASKLVHFKASQNPDSVIVIFRNFGFSDSQINDIVSKAPNILTCDPHKRILPKFEFLLSKGASDSDIVEIVTRSPKILYSSLENCIIPTFELVRRFFPSNEKVIKVLLKCSFFFGHNRVIKNVKLLLDHGVTDSNIRYLLLKTPAIFSCHDLKSALDMVKKMGFNDPSKVNFCIALLAKRAMSKSRWDAKVIVFKRWGWSDEMVLEAFRKRPLCMLTSTEKINDIMRFWVNELGWNSSVLVKRADMFSYSLENRIIPRACVVSYLISKGLIENNLELSTPFVVSEKAFIEKYVQSFKGERHNLLKLYQEKMDGKTIKENGEASGSY from the coding sequence ATGATGGTTACAAGTTCTGTTAATGTATTGCAATCTTGCTTCTGCATGTTTTTGACACACCACAAATCATTGAACTCTCCAATCTtgaaaaccaaaaccctaaatccAATCCCAAATTTCAATTCTTCTCTCTCTTTGAAATGCTACTCTTCAACAACTTCCCAACAAAACGAATTCACAGTTTCATATCTCGTTACCAATTTCGGCTTCTCATTAGAAACCGCTACAAAGGCTTCCAAACTCGTTCATTTCAAGGCTTCCCAAAACCCTGATTCAGTAATCGTCATCTTCAGAAACTTCGGTTTCTCCGATTCTCAGATAAACGACATCGTTAGTAAAGCGCCCAACATTCTTACATGTGACCCCCACAAAAGGATTTTGCCAAAGTTTGAATTTTTACTCTCAAAGGGTGCTTCAGATTCTGATATAGTGGAGATTGTGACCAGAAGCCCTAAAATTCTATATTCAAGCCTTGAGAATTGCATAATCCCCACTTTTGAATTGGTAAGAAGGTTCTTTCCATCTAATGAGAAAGTTATTAAAGTCTTACTCAAATGTAGTTTTTTCTTTGGTCATAATCGTGTTATTAAGAATGTGAAGTTGTTGCTTGATCATGGAGTCACTGACTCAAATATAAGATATTTGTTACTTAAAACACCGGCTATATTTTCGTGTCATGACTTAAAGAGTGCTCTGGATATGGTTAAGAAAATGGGATTTAATGATCCTTCCAAAGTTAATTTTTGTATAGCATTGTTAGCCAAAAGGGCTATGTCGAAATCTCGGTGGGATGCTAAAGTTATTGTCTTTAAGAGATGGGGTTGGTCTGATGAAATGGTTCTAGAAGCGTTTAGAAAGCGACCCTTGTGTATGCTAACATCCACAGAAAAAATTAATGATATCATGAGATTTTGGGTGAATGAGTTGGGTTGGAACTCTTCGGTTCTTGTCAAAAGGGCGGATATGTTTTCGTATAGTTTGGAGAATAGGATCATTCCGAGGGCTTGTGTTGTTTCATATCTAATCTCCAAAGGTTTGATAGAAAACAATCTTGAATTGTCTACCCCTTTTGTTGTTAGTGAAAAGGCGTTTATTGAAAAGTATGTGCAAAGTTTTAAAGGGGAAAGACATAATTTGTTAAAGCTATACCAGGAGAAAATGGATGGTAAGACAATCAAGGAAAATGGTGAAGCGTCTGGAAGCTATTGA